A section of the Insulibacter thermoxylanivorax genome encodes:
- a CDS encoding AAA family ATPase, producing MRSSVLGFDQQHELIENMIENVSRVIKGKREIIEMVITSLLCGGHVLLEDVPGVGKTMMARALAKTVGCTLKRIQFTPDLLPSDIMGVSIYNQKLQDFEFRPGPIMANFVLADEINRTSPRTQSALLEAMEERHVTVDGVTYELPKPFILMATQNPIEHEGTFALPEAQLDRFMMKLHLGYPDADAEMEMLEKAAVHPIESLKPVVTKEELLELQKRVKRIHVDRSIRAYIVDLVQQSRIHPSLLLGASPRAAAALMHAAQAKALIANRGYVVPDDVKAVAHPVLGHRLILRPEARAAGMKQADLVDELLYWVPVPNFRQAAGERS from the coding sequence AGGTAAGAGAGAAATCATTGAGATGGTGATTACCTCTCTGTTGTGCGGCGGTCATGTACTGCTCGAGGATGTGCCCGGCGTCGGCAAGACGATGATGGCGCGAGCTCTGGCGAAGACGGTGGGCTGCACGTTGAAACGCATCCAGTTCACGCCGGATCTCTTGCCTTCGGATATTATGGGAGTCTCTATTTATAATCAAAAATTACAAGATTTTGAGTTTCGCCCCGGCCCGATCATGGCGAACTTCGTGCTGGCGGATGAGATCAACCGCACCTCGCCCCGCACCCAATCGGCGCTGCTGGAAGCCATGGAGGAAAGGCATGTGACGGTGGACGGCGTGACCTATGAATTGCCGAAGCCTTTCATTTTGATGGCGACGCAGAATCCGATCGAACATGAGGGCACCTTCGCTCTGCCGGAGGCGCAGCTGGACCGTTTTATGATGAAGCTGCATCTGGGATATCCGGATGCGGATGCGGAGATGGAGATGTTGGAGAAGGCGGCGGTTCATCCCATTGAATCGCTGAAGCCCGTCGTAACTAAAGAGGAGCTTCTGGAACTGCAGAAGCGGGTCAAGCGAATCCATGTGGACCGGTCGATCCGTGCGTATATCGTCGATCTCGTTCAACAGTCGCGCATCCACCCATCGCTCTTGCTCGGCGCAAGTCCGCGGGCGGCTGCAGCGCTGATGCATGCAGCGCAGGCCAAGGCGCTGATCGCTAACCGCGGGTATGTGGTGCCCGATGATGTGAAGGCTGTTGCGCATCCGGTGCTGGGACACCGTTTGATCCTGCGGCCGGAAGCCCGGGCTGCGGGCATGAAGCAGGCGGATCTCGTCGATGAGCTGCTGTATTGGGTGCCGGTACCGAATTTTCGGCAGGCGGCAGGTGAGCGGTCATGA
- a CDS encoding DUF58 domain-containing protein: MLRRSHELRRIRNEVTHRNDHDGHAYHSQRTVDVYRDRRHRSHRKHRFHRVVPGAGSFCAWLIAAAAAWYWALAQGGQAAWFTAAITGFLVLYAGIAGCLGLVKPAVYRDEVSESVQAGDRVKVGLTIRLRSGWFPFVWLVIQDRLYDAEGRTAYTHHRLVYAGSRNRISVEYEIPRLRRGVYTYGAVSVEAAEPLGIIGRRWRMDDASGRRLLVYPQPLAGLAAEIPRRLSESGAAVTAAMAAASPLVSTVRDYAHGDPLQRIHWKSTARTGGLKTKELDALQERRVAVVLDDAAEGYGSGPLGRSRFETAASAACAVVKAAKQQGLAAVLLCGGAEAAAEEAPGPAERRALELLAHAEPRRGGPPLEEVLREQGMRHTAYVPLLVITPRLDARLIDQIGALRMRRVHVSLLYISDTEQLGEADSQRLAQLSLIGCSASAIAAHGPRISPSGSISRAAAGGGAGDVGVST, translated from the coding sequence ATGCTGCGCCGGTCTCATGAGCTGCGAAGGATCCGTAACGAAGTCACACATCGTAATGACCATGACGGCCACGCTTATCATTCGCAACGCACTGTTGATGTCTATCGTGATCGCCGCCATCGGAGTCATCGCAAGCACCGCTTCCACCGCGTGGTGCCGGGGGCAGGGTCGTTCTGTGCATGGCTGATTGCGGCCGCCGCTGCGTGGTACTGGGCGCTTGCCCAGGGAGGACAAGCCGCTTGGTTTACGGCAGCGATTACGGGGTTCTTGGTGCTGTATGCGGGGATCGCGGGATGCCTCGGTCTTGTAAAACCAGCGGTATACCGGGACGAAGTGTCCGAGTCGGTGCAGGCCGGTGATCGAGTGAAGGTCGGCTTGACCATACGCCTGCGCTCCGGCTGGTTTCCATTCGTCTGGCTGGTGATTCAAGACAGGTTGTACGATGCGGAGGGCAGAACCGCTTATACGCATCACCGCTTGGTCTATGCGGGATCGCGGAATCGGATCTCAGTGGAATATGAGATCCCGCGGCTGCGAAGAGGGGTGTATACCTACGGAGCGGTAAGTGTCGAGGCGGCCGAGCCGCTGGGCATCATCGGCCGCCGCTGGAGGATGGACGACGCAAGCGGGCGTCGTCTTCTCGTCTATCCGCAGCCGCTTGCCGGGCTGGCGGCGGAGATACCGCGGCGCCTCAGCGAGAGCGGCGCCGCGGTGACGGCGGCGATGGCGGCAGCATCGCCGCTTGTCAGCACCGTGCGCGATTATGCGCACGGGGATCCGCTGCAGCGCATCCATTGGAAGAGCACGGCCCGCACGGGCGGGCTGAAGACGAAGGAGCTGGATGCGCTGCAGGAACGCCGCGTCGCCGTCGTCTTGGACGACGCGGCGGAAGGCTACGGGAGCGGGCCGCTTGGCCGCTCCCGATTTGAGACGGCGGCAAGCGCAGCATGCGCCGTCGTGAAGGCCGCCAAGCAGCAGGGCTTGGCGGCAGTGCTTCTCTGCGGCGGTGCGGAAGCCGCCGCAGAAGAGGCGCCCGGCCCGGCGGAGCGCCGGGCGCTGGAGCTGCTCGCGCATGCTGAGCCGCGGCGGGGCGGACCGCCGCTGGAAGAGGTGCTGCGCGAGCAGGGGATGCGGCACACGGCGTATGTGCCGCTGCTTGTGATCACGCCGCGGCTTGACGCGCGGCTGATCGATCAGATCGGCGCCCTGCGGATGCGCCGTGTGCATGTGTCGCTGCTGTATATCAGCGACACTGAACAATTGGGCGAAGCCGATTCGCAGCGGCTGGCCCAGCTGTCGCTTATCGGCTGTTCAGCCAGCGCCATCGCGGCCCATGGTCCCAGGATCTCGCCGTCTGGCAGTATCAGCCGTGCGGCAGCGGGAGGGGGTGCCGGCGATGTTGGAGTTTCAACTTAG